The Ahaetulla prasina isolate Xishuangbanna chromosome 14, ASM2864084v1, whole genome shotgun sequence genome includes a region encoding these proteins:
- the RPL3L gene encoding ribosomal protein uL3-like isoform X2, producing the protein MSHRKFSAPRHGHLGFLPHKRSRRHRGKVKSWPKDDPSKPVHLTAFLGYKAGMTHILRELHRPGLKISKREEVEAVTIIETPPLVVVGLVGYIETPRGLRNFKTIFAEHISDECRRRFYKNWHKSKKKAFTKYCKKWQDEAGKKQLEKDFVSMKKYCKIIRVIVHTQMKLLPMRQKKAHIMEIQLNGGSVAEKVDWAREKLEKQVSVHSVFSQNEMIDVIGVTKGHGMKGVTSRWHTKKLPRKTHKGLRKVACIGAWHPARVGYSIARAGQKGYHHRTELNKKVYRIGRGIHVEDGKVIRNNASTNYDPTEKTITPLGGFPQYGEVNNDFVMVKGCVLGTRKRVLTLRKSLLVHTSRKALEAVELKFIDTTSKFGHGCFQTAQEKRAFMGPQKKHLLKGKPETPEEL; encoded by the exons ATG TCTCATCGGAAGTTTTCAGCTCCCAGGCATGGCCACCTGGGCTTCCTTCCTCATAAGAGGAGTCGCCGACATCGAGGAAAAGTGAAGAGTTGGCCCAAGGATGATCCCAGCAAACCAGTCCACCTGACAGCCTTCCTGGGCTATAAAGCTGGCATGACTCACATCCTGCGGGAACTTCATAGACCAGGACTAA AAATCTCTAAGCGAGAAGAAGTGGAAGCTGTCACAATCATTGAAACTCCGCCTTTGGTGGTCGTTGGGCTAGTGGGCTATATCGAGACGCCAAGGGGGCTGAGAAATTTCAAAACCATCTTTGCAGAACATATAAGTGATGAATGTCGAAGACGCTTCTACAAGAACTG GCACAAGAGCAAAAAGAAGGCATTCACTAAGTACTGCAAGAAATGGCAAGATGAGGCTGGGAAGAAGCAGCTGGAGAAGGACTTTGTGTCCATGAAGAAATACTGTAAGATCATCCGTGTCATTGTGCACACCCAG ATGAAGCTCCTGCCAATGCGGCAGAAGAAAGCACATATTATGGAGATCCAGCTCAATGGAGGCTCTGTGGCAGAGAAAGTTGACTGGGCTCGGGAGAAGCTGGAGAAGCAGGTGTCTGTGCACAGTGTCTTCAGCCAGAATGAGATGATCGATGTCATTGGAGTCACCAAAGGGCATGGGATGAAAG GAGTGACGAGTCGCTGGCATACCAAGAAACTCCCAAGGAAGACTCACAAAGGCCTGCGGAAGGTTGCCTGCATTGGAGCCTGGCACCCTGCCCGGGTGGGCTACTCGATTGCCCGGGCTGGCCAGAAGGGCTACCACCACCGCACAGAACTCAACAAGAAG GTTTATCGCATCGGCCGTGGGATCCATGTAGAAGATGGCAAAGTGATCAGAAACAATGCATCCACCAATTACGACCCAACAGAGAAAACCATCACCCCACTG GGTGGATTCCCTCAGTACGGAGAAGTCAACAATGACTTTGTGATGGTGAAGGGTTGTGTGTTGGGTACCAGGAAGCGGGTGCTGACCCTGAGGAAG TCCCTTCTGGTCCATACAAGCCGAAAAGCTCTGGAGGCCGTGGAGCTGAAATTCATCGACACCACCTCCAAGTTTGGCCACGGCTGCTTCCAAACAGCCCAAGAGAAGCGAGCCTTCATG GGCCCTCAGAAGAAACACCTGCTGAAAGGGAAGCCAGAAACTCCAGAGGAATTATAA
- the RPL3L gene encoding ribosomal protein uL3-like isoform X1, with translation MLNSGQQILNKCAAQRVESHRKFSAPRHGHLGFLPHKRSRRHRGKVKSWPKDDPSKPVHLTAFLGYKAGMTHILRELHRPGLKISKREEVEAVTIIETPPLVVVGLVGYIETPRGLRNFKTIFAEHISDECRRRFYKNWHKSKKKAFTKYCKKWQDEAGKKQLEKDFVSMKKYCKIIRVIVHTQMKLLPMRQKKAHIMEIQLNGGSVAEKVDWAREKLEKQVSVHSVFSQNEMIDVIGVTKGHGMKGVTSRWHTKKLPRKTHKGLRKVACIGAWHPARVGYSIARAGQKGYHHRTELNKKVYRIGRGIHVEDGKVIRNNASTNYDPTEKTITPLGGFPQYGEVNNDFVMVKGCVLGTRKRVLTLRKSLLVHTSRKALEAVELKFIDTTSKFGHGCFQTAQEKRAFMGPQKKHLLKGKPETPEEL, from the exons ATGTTAAACAGTGGACAGCAAATTTTGAATAAATGTGCTGCACAAAGAGTTGAG TCTCATCGGAAGTTTTCAGCTCCCAGGCATGGCCACCTGGGCTTCCTTCCTCATAAGAGGAGTCGCCGACATCGAGGAAAAGTGAAGAGTTGGCCCAAGGATGATCCCAGCAAACCAGTCCACCTGACAGCCTTCCTGGGCTATAAAGCTGGCATGACTCACATCCTGCGGGAACTTCATAGACCAGGACTAA AAATCTCTAAGCGAGAAGAAGTGGAAGCTGTCACAATCATTGAAACTCCGCCTTTGGTGGTCGTTGGGCTAGTGGGCTATATCGAGACGCCAAGGGGGCTGAGAAATTTCAAAACCATCTTTGCAGAACATATAAGTGATGAATGTCGAAGACGCTTCTACAAGAACTG GCACAAGAGCAAAAAGAAGGCATTCACTAAGTACTGCAAGAAATGGCAAGATGAGGCTGGGAAGAAGCAGCTGGAGAAGGACTTTGTGTCCATGAAGAAATACTGTAAGATCATCCGTGTCATTGTGCACACCCAG ATGAAGCTCCTGCCAATGCGGCAGAAGAAAGCACATATTATGGAGATCCAGCTCAATGGAGGCTCTGTGGCAGAGAAAGTTGACTGGGCTCGGGAGAAGCTGGAGAAGCAGGTGTCTGTGCACAGTGTCTTCAGCCAGAATGAGATGATCGATGTCATTGGAGTCACCAAAGGGCATGGGATGAAAG GAGTGACGAGTCGCTGGCATACCAAGAAACTCCCAAGGAAGACTCACAAAGGCCTGCGGAAGGTTGCCTGCATTGGAGCCTGGCACCCTGCCCGGGTGGGCTACTCGATTGCCCGGGCTGGCCAGAAGGGCTACCACCACCGCACAGAACTCAACAAGAAG GTTTATCGCATCGGCCGTGGGATCCATGTAGAAGATGGCAAAGTGATCAGAAACAATGCATCCACCAATTACGACCCAACAGAGAAAACCATCACCCCACTG GGTGGATTCCCTCAGTACGGAGAAGTCAACAATGACTTTGTGATGGTGAAGGGTTGTGTGTTGGGTACCAGGAAGCGGGTGCTGACCCTGAGGAAG TCCCTTCTGGTCCATACAAGCCGAAAAGCTCTGGAGGCCGTGGAGCTGAAATTCATCGACACCACCTCCAAGTTTGGCCACGGCTGCTTCCAAACAGCCCAAGAGAAGCGAGCCTTCATG GGCCCTCAGAAGAAACACCTGCTGAAAGGGAAGCCAGAAACTCCAGAGGAATTATAA